DNA from Rhodopirellula bahusiensis:
TCGGGAACCCAGAAGCGAGTCCTGGTGAGTCCCGGGTCAGGTGAAGGTACGATTTCGCTTGACGTGATTTCTCGAAGCACCGCCACCGACTTTGCGGGCAACCAGTTGGTCACGCCAGCTAACGACTTTGAAGCCTACGTCGTCGACCGATTAGGTCCGCAGGTCGATTCGATCAGCCTGGTCGGGACATCGAACACCTCCGCCGCCAGCATCGACTTTGACGTCGTCTTCAGCGAGCCCGTAAGCAACGTCACCGCTTCCGACTTTGGCTTGGTGGGCACTGGGATCAGCGGCGCGTCGATTGCGAACGTTGTGGGGACCGGAGCCGAGTACACGGTGACGGTCAGCGCAGGCACGTTTGATGGAGCGATCGGACTGAATGCTGTCACAGGAGGAACGGTGACTGATGACTTCAGCAATCCGTTGGGGTCTGGTTTCACTGGTCCTGTCGCAACGATCGATCGAGCAGCACCATCGGTGCTTTCCGTCTCGGCTCCGGTATCCAGCACGAACGCGTCGACGATCGACTACACGGTGCGGTTCAGCGAAACGGTCACCGGATTCACCGCGAGTGACTTGACGCTCGTGAGCGGCGGCGCGATCACGTCCGCGTCGATCAATCCGGTGACCGGAAGTGGCGATACTTATACTGTCACGGTGAACACCGGCAGCGGCGACGGCACGATTGGTTTGGATGTCAACGCTGCGGCATCGATTGTGGATGCAGCCGGGAATTCGCTGGTCAGCGGGTTAAGCGGCGATGTGGTATCGATCGACAAAACGGTTCCCACCATCACAACGTTTGCATCCGCGACAGCACTGCTAACGAACACCGACAACATTCTGTTTGACGTCGTGTTCTCCGAGCCCATCAATTCGTTCGATGTGAACGACTTGATGCTGACGACCACCGGTTTGGTCGGCGCTTCGATCGCTCAAGTCAGCGGCAGCGGAACGACGTACAGCATACGTGTTGAAACTGGCACTGGCGATGGAACCACACGTTTGTCGCTTGGGAACGCACCAACCATTTTCGATCCCTCGGGCAACGCTGTCCCGGCAACGGCGACGCAGTCGGAACTGGTTACCATCGACAAAACCGCGCCGACGACGATGTCGATCAGCGGTGTGTCGCCAGCCAGTGACACGTTGACCAACGCGAGCACCATTCAATACGAAGTTGTGTTTGCAGAACCAGTCACGGGGATCACTCCGTCGGCGTTCTATCCGCACACCGATCAGACTGGCAACCTGAGCGGCCTGACGGTTTCCAACGTCAGTGGTAGTGGTGACACCTACACCGTCACCATTGATATCGGTGGTGGACAAGGTCCGTTGTTGCTGGGGATCGATAACCCAGCAGGCCTGATCAAGGACTTGGCAGGCAATTCGATTGCCTACATTCAGGGGGCCGGTACCAACTACATCGTCGACTTGATCGCCCCGGAAGTCGAGTCGATCACGCGTGCTTCCGCATCGCCGACGTCCAGTCAATCGCTTGATTTCAATGTCCTGTTCAACGAATCAGTTTTGAACGTTGATACGGGCGACTTTGAATTGGCGGTGAGCGGCGTCACCGGCGCGATGATTGACTCGGTTTCGGGAACAGGAGCTTCCTACGTCATCACCGTGACGCATACAGGTGGCAACGGAACGCTGGGATTGAATTACAAAGCTGCCAGTTCCGTCAATGACGCGGCCGGCAATTTGGTGAGCGGTGGAGTCACAACCGGTGAGGTCTACACAATCAGTACGGCGTCGTTCAGCATCGTTGCGACAGATTCAACGAAGAGCGAAGGAGATGTCGGCACCACGCCGTTTACGTTCACGGTCACCCGATCGGACGATACGACGGGAACGGCTTCGGTGGACTATTCCATCACGGGTTCAGGAGTTGACACCACTGACGCGGATGATTTTGGTGGAACCTTCCTCAGCGACACCGTGATTTTTGCTGATGGTGAAGCGACAAAAACGATCGCCATTGACGTCACCGGCGATGGAGACGTCGAGGCAGATGAAGGATTTACCGTCACGCTGAGCAACCCGAGTTCACCAGCGACCATTTCATCTTGGACCGCTAACGGGACCATTGTGAATGATGATGTGATTCAAACGTTTGCTCCGGTCGTGACGCTGCCATCTTTGGCGGTGACTTTCGTTGAAGGCGATGGACCCCTGCTCGTCGATCCCAGTGCGACGGTTGTCGATTCGGATTCGCCTGATTTTGATGGGGCTGTGTTGACGCTGGAGATCACAAACAATGCCTCGGCCGATGATCAACTGTTGATCAACAACCAAGGAGCCGGCCCTGGGCAGGTCGGCGTTTCGGCGAACGTTATCAGTTATGAAGGCGTTGCGATAGCGACATTTAGTGGGGGTGCGGGGACGACGCCACTGGTAATCTCGTTCGCATCAGGAAGCACGCCAGGCGCGGCGCAGGCAGTTCTGCGAAACGCGCAGTACTCTAATGCCTCCGACTCGCCGTCGACTTTACCGCGTTTGATCACGGCGACAATCGTCGATGGAGACGGCAATCAAAGTACTGCAACGTCGGTCGAACTCGCCTTTGATTTTGCGATTGCAGTGAGCACGACCGAATTCAGCTCCATTCAAGGAGTGGGGCGAGATGCGGCGGGAAACCTGTACGTGGGAGGTCGCTTTACCGGGACCGCAGACGTGGATCCGGGACCATCGGAAGTGCTGTTGACCAGCACGGCCGGTTCGCAGGACGCCTACATTGCCAGTTACACGTCTGCCGGAGTGTTGCGTTGGGTCCAGCAGTTTGGCGATACCGGAAGTGATGATGTGCTTGATATCGAGGTGACCGCGTCCGGGAACGTTTTCGCCGTGGGTGCGTTCGCGGGAACCGTCGTTTTTGACTCAGGCGCGGGCAGTGCAAGTTTCGTAGCCGATGGGCCTAGAGACAATTATCTGCTGAGACTCAATAGCGATGGCGGTCTGGTCGCCTCGGGTTCCTTCGGTGGCGACACGTCGGACATTGCATTGGATTCCGATGGCAACCTAGTACTGACCGGCAGCTACACCCGGACAGCGGACATCGATCCTAGTCCGGGGACCTTCTTTCTGCCGGATGCTGGTTCGACTGGCAATGGCAATAGCTTCTATCTGAAGCTGAATCCCAACCTTCATTTCGTTTGGGCGAAATCCATCGAGCAGGTTGGCGGCACTTATCAAGTCGGCGATTGGGGGACTGCCATTGCGACTGATTCATCCGGCAATGTGTATGCGTTGGGAGAATACCGAGCCAATTTTGACTTCGACTTCGGCCCAGAAACTTTTCAGCTCAGCACCTCCAGTGACACCAATCCCGACATTTACTTACTGAAGTTGACGTCGATGGGCGACTTTGTTTGGGCGAATAGTTGGGGAAGCACCGAATTTGACGTTGGGCGTGCTTTGGCGGTCGACAAGAACGACAACATCGTCGTCGCTGGAGCATTCGGCGGTACGAACGTGGGCGGAACCACCGCGTCGACAGACTTCGATCCCGGCCCAGGCACCGATATTCAGACGAGCGTCGGTGTGTACGACATGTTCGTTTCCAAGTTCGATAGCGATGGCGCGTTTCAATGGGCTCGTACCGCTGGCAGCACGGTCAACGAATCAGCGGGAACGATTGCGACCGATTCGCTGGGCAATGTCGTTGCCGGAGTTTCGTTTTACCGAGCGATCGATTTTGATCCGTCGGCGAATGTGTTTGAGATCGATCCAGTGGGTTCGGCTTCCGGATTTTGGGGGCTCTCGCCTGATGGTGATTTCCGGTTCGCATCGCATTTGGCACCGGAAGCATCCAGTGCGTACAACGGGCTGGGGGCTTTGAAGATTGATCAGAATGACTATCTGCTTGCCGCGGGCTATTTTTCTGGAGGAACGGATTTCGATCCCGGTGGCGGCACGTTCGCCATTCCAGCATCTTCGGACGGAAGCTTTCTCTTGGGCTTGGATGTTGTTGGCCTACCCGCTAACCAGACCGTCAATGTTGTCGCAATCGATCCCGAGTTTGCGATCGCCGCGACGGACGCCAGCAAGAACGAAGGTGATGCTGGCAGTACCGAGTTCACGTTCACTGTGACACGATCAGTTAATACGGAAGGGCCAGCGAATATTGATTACTTCGTCACTGGGTCCGGGGCCAACCAAGCGAACGCGAGTGACTTCGGTGGTAACTTTCCCAGCGGCTCCGTCGAGTTTGCCGACGGTGAGACGCAGCAGGTCATCACGGTCGATGTCAGTGGTGATTTAATGGTCGAAGGCGATGAATACTTCACCGTGGCGCTAAGCAATCCCAGTGTCCCGGCGACGTTCACCACCGCGAGTGCTGACGGCGTGATTCTCAACGACGACTTTGCCGGGTTTGAGATTTCCGAGCCAGGTGAGATGTTTGCATGGTCAGGCTCCGGCGAGACAGGAACGGATCCATTCGGCCTGCCCTTTGTTTCGTCCAACACGACAAGTTTCCCGAGTTGGGGAATGCCCGGATTCGGCACCGGTGTGGCCACCTTCCCGGCCCCCGGGTCGTTCGATGGATTCCGGGTCAGCTTTTCGGGATTACCAAGCGACGTCACGATCAATGAGTCGCACGGTAACACGGTGCTCAATGTTGATCCGTTCTCTGCCAATGATCGTTGGAACAAAGAAGTAACTGGGAATAGCGTCTTGTTCACATCACCCGATCCGGTGACGAAGCGGCTCGATCAAGGTGACAGGATGTTTGTCAGCGTGATCTTCACGGGGGACTTCGACCCGACGGCACTGCAATTTGACGTCGAGTACCTCGACAGCACGAATCCGGTTGGAACCGTCGTCACGGAAGCCGGATCGACGGATACCTTCATGGTTGCATTGACGGCCCAGCCGGAATCAGACGTGGTCGTTGACGTGACCAGCGGAGATGTCGGGGAAGCGACTGTCAATCGATCGACGCTGACCTTCACCAATCAGAATTGGAACGTCGCCCAGACGGTGATCGTCACTGGCATCGACGACGCTCTGATCGATGGCGACCAAAACACAGCCATCACTCTCTCCGTGAACGATCTCGATTCCGACGACCTGTTCGATGCACTGGCGGATCAATTGGTTGCTGTGACAACCATCGATGACGAAGTTGCAACGGTCGTTTCGATCGATGTCGCACCAATGCTGGTTGGCGAAGACGATAGCGAGACCATGGTCTACACGCTCTCGCGAACGGGTGATATGTCGGGAACGCTAACGGTGAATTTTACGACGAGTGGCAGCGCTTCTTCAGCCACGGACTATACGACAAGCCACACAGGAACCGTCACGTTTGCTGCTGGGTCGGCAACCGCGACCGTCACGGTCGACGCGACACCGGATTCGATCCCAGAGGGGAACGAGACGGTTGTCCTAACGATCGATCCTAACAATGACTACGTCGTTGGTTCGGCTGGTTCGGCGACCGGCACGATCCTCGATAATGACGATCCGGGTGTGGGCCAGTTGGTTGGGATCGACCTTGGTGAGAATAACCCGACCGACGATTCGCCAACGAACTGGAACGCGTCGTTCTTGCTTAATTTCAGTCTGAATGACTTGATCGCGGAAGATGGACAGCCAACGGGCATCGATGTCGTTTCTCAGTTCAGCAGCGGTGGCGGAATCGGTAACACGATTCTGAACGCCGCAACGATACCTTCCCACACACAATCACTCTCCAAGATCGATGATGTGTACGTGGGCACGGCCGGCGTTCCTTACGCGGCGACCTTCAGCGGTCTGGTAGCCGGAGCGTCCTACCGAGTGTATGTAGTCGCTCACTCGGGCGTGTTCGGGAACGGCAACACGCAAACGGTCACGATTGCCGGTGAAAGCGGAAGCGAGGTTTCCTTCACTCAAGTATTGACCTCCCAGAATCTTCACGTGAATGGTGAAAAGGGTTCGGATCTCAGGGCACTGGAGTCGTATGCCGAGGTCGTCACCGCGAGTTCCAGCGGAGACATTACAGTCGATGTCACGCCGAATACCGGCGACAATGTCTCGTTAGCGGCGCTCGCGATCCAACAGATCTCAGGTTCAACGGAGCCACTGAGTGTTGCGATTGCCCCTGCTTCGATCTCAGAAAACGGCGGCAGCGCCACTGTCACGATTTCTCGTGCTACAGACACGACCAACTCGTTGGACGTTGTGATTACCAACAGTGATCCGTCGGAAGCCTCGGTGCCCCTGACAGCAACGATCCCGGCCGGACAGAACTCGGTCGATGTGACTTTAAACGCGCTCAACGACACCGCGGTGGATGGCACACAATCAGTCACCATCACGGCATCAGTCGTCGGGGGGATCGCCGACGGAATGCCGGGTTTGGACGACTCCTTCGGAACGTTCGGCAAAGCCGACACCCAGCTTGACTCGCAGTACCAACCGCCGCACGGAGTCATTGCCTCACTACCCGATGGCAAGATTCTCGCAGCTAGCGAGGCTAGCACGGAATTTGAACTCATTATTCAGCGTTTCAACGCAGACGGCTCGAGCGACACTTCGTTTGGCACCGGCGGCGTCGTTGTTCCAACTGTCGCGTCAGGAACCGCGCCGCTTGATCCAACTGAGCCATTTCCGAAATCGATCGAAGTCGCCCCCGATGGCAAATTCTACATCGGCGGTGTTTTGGCCAACGGAGCAGAGACGCCATTTCTAGCAAGATTCAATCCCGACGGTTCGCTTGATTCGTCATTCGGCGTCGGAGGCATCGCAGACCTAACGAGCGTTGGATTGGTATCCATTGAAGGAATGGACTTAACCGACGATGGAAAACTGCTCGTTGCTCTGAGTTCGAACAACTCAAGCCTGTTTCGAGCCATGCGAATCAACCCCGACGGTCAACTCGATGCTTCATTCGGAACTGCGGGCGTAGCTGGTTTTCCAAATGTGTTTTCCGAAGCCATTGATGTTGCGTCACTTTCAAATGACAACTTTTTGTTGTTGGGTGATGACGGAAGAATGATTCGCGGTGACCAATTTGGCAACGTCGATCCGACGTTCGGAAACGAAGGCGAGGCATTCGTGCCCTTTACCTCGGCGACCAAAGTTTTCACAGACCTCTTGGTTGACCGCGAGGGCAACATCGTCATCGCGGGAACTGCGACAGAGAGCTTTGCGGACGACTTTACTTTGGCTCGATTTAGTTCCGATGGAGTCCTCGATCCGTCGTTCGATTCAGATGGA
Protein-coding regions in this window:
- a CDS encoding Ig-like domain-containing protein; the protein is MLMRSWLTNKSGRQRSDRKSRKRIRAQRYRRQQLRMEMLEDRRVLAGPGPEVLSIVRADANPTNANSVAFTVTFDEAVAGVDASDFAIDATGLAFASVDSVSGTGDTYTIDVLTGSGHGSLSLDLIDDDSIVRVSGNGKSLKGNQDGSFTTGEIYTIDKSAPVANSITLIGTPTASAATIEYNVTFSESVNGVDQNDFSVIANGVTGAGVNSVNGNGTSYVVEVSTGSGQGTVQLALNDNDTIVDLATNPLGGVGVGSQQTGPVHAVEHSPPSVVSITAVQSSPTNADLVDFTVVFSEPVQSVGLNDFTLTTGGGITGAMLTNVVGSTDTYTVTASTGNGDGTIQLGIADPPTITDTSGSPLPTTSLTSSPVTIDKTAPAFFNMSALDLSPTNLQEVRYRITFEEPVVGVSVNNLEPRISFPDPNDTISGVFVANVTGSGDTYDVLLNTGTGTGSVSLRLSNDGNFSDLAGNSPNAINGIGLVYQIDRIAPTIESVVLEDPSPTNATSLSFLVTLSENVTAFGLGDIAIDQTGFPDAIVSSTQSVSGTQKRVLVSPGSGEGTISLDVISRSTATDFAGNQLVTPANDFEAYVVDRLGPQVDSISLVGTSNTSAASIDFDVVFSEPVSNVTASDFGLVGTGISGASIANVVGTGAEYTVTVSAGTFDGAIGLNAVTGGTVTDDFSNPLGSGFTGPVATIDRAAPSVLSVSAPVSSTNASTIDYTVRFSETVTGFTASDLTLVSGGAITSASINPVTGSGDTYTVTVNTGSGDGTIGLDVNAAASIVDAAGNSLVSGLSGDVVSIDKTVPTITTFASATALLTNTDNILFDVVFSEPINSFDVNDLMLTTTGLVGASIAQVSGSGTTYSIRVETGTGDGTTRLSLGNAPTIFDPSGNAVPATATQSELVTIDKTAPTTMSISGVSPASDTLTNASTIQYEVVFAEPVTGITPSAFYPHTDQTGNLSGLTVSNVSGSGDTYTVTIDIGGGQGPLLLGIDNPAGLIKDLAGNSIAYIQGAGTNYIVDLIAPEVESITRASASPTSSQSLDFNVLFNESVLNVDTGDFELAVSGVTGAMIDSVSGTGASYVITVTHTGGNGTLGLNYKAASSVNDAAGNLVSGGVTTGEVYTISTASFSIVATDSTKSEGDVGTTPFTFTVTRSDDTTGTASVDYSITGSGVDTTDADDFGGTFLSDTVIFADGEATKTIAIDVTGDGDVEADEGFTVTLSNPSSPATISSWTANGTIVNDDVIQTFAPVVTLPSLAVTFVEGDGPLLVDPSATVVDSDSPDFDGAVLTLEITNNASADDQLLINNQGAGPGQVGVSANVISYEGVAIATFSGGAGTTPLVISFASGSTPGAAQAVLRNAQYSNASDSPSTLPRLITATIVDGDGNQSTATSVELAFDFAIAVSTTEFSSIQGVGRDAAGNLYVGGRFTGTADVDPGPSEVLLTSTAGSQDAYIASYTSAGVLRWVQQFGDTGSDDVLDIEVTASGNVFAVGAFAGTVVFDSGAGSASFVADGPRDNYLLRLNSDGGLVASGSFGGDTSDIALDSDGNLVLTGSYTRTADIDPSPGTFFLPDAGSTGNGNSFYLKLNPNLHFVWAKSIEQVGGTYQVGDWGTAIATDSSGNVYALGEYRANFDFDFGPETFQLSTSSDTNPDIYLLKLTSMGDFVWANSWGSTEFDVGRALAVDKNDNIVVAGAFGGTNVGGTTASTDFDPGPGTDIQTSVGVYDMFVSKFDSDGAFQWARTAGSTVNESAGTIATDSLGNVVAGVSFYRAIDFDPSANVFEIDPVGSASGFWGLSPDGDFRFASHLAPEASSAYNGLGALKIDQNDYLLAAGYFSGGTDFDPGGGTFAIPASSDGSFLLGLDVVGLPANQTVNVVAIDPEFAIAATDASKNEGDAGSTEFTFTVTRSVNTEGPANIDYFVTGSGANQANASDFGGNFPSGSVEFADGETQQVITVDVSGDLMVEGDEYFTVALSNPSVPATFTTASADGVILNDDFAGFEISEPGEMFAWSGSGETGTDPFGLPFVSSNTTSFPSWGMPGFGTGVATFPAPGSFDGFRVSFSGLPSDVTINESHGNTVLNVDPFSANDRWNKEVTGNSVLFTSPDPVTKRLDQGDRMFVSVIFTGDFDPTALQFDVEYLDSTNPVGTVVTEAGSTDTFMVALTAQPESDVVVDVTSGDVGEATVNRSTLTFTNQNWNVAQTVIVTGIDDALIDGDQNTAITLSVNDLDSDDLFDALADQLVAVTTIDDEVATVVSIDVAPMLVGEDDSETMVYTLSRTGDMSGTLTVNFTTSGSASSATDYTTSHTGTVTFAAGSATATVTVDATPDSIPEGNETVVLTIDPNNDYVVGSAGSATGTILDNDDPGVGQLVGIDLGENNPTDDSPTNWNASFLLNFSLNDLIAEDGQPTGIDVVSQFSSGGGIGNTILNAATIPSHTQSLSKIDDVYVGTAGVPYAATFSGLVAGASYRVYVVAHSGVFGNGNTQTVTIAGESGSEVSFTQVLTSQNLHVNGEKGSDLRALESYAEVVTASSSGDITVDVTPNTGDNVSLAALAIQQISGSTEPLSVAIAPASISENGGSATVTISRATDTTNSLDVVITNSDPSEASVPLTATIPAGQNSVDVTLNALNDTAVDGTQSVTITASVVGGIADGMPGLDDSFGTFGKADTQLDSQYQPPHGVIASLPDGKILAASEASTEFELIIQRFNADGSSDTSFGTGGVVVPTVASGTAPLDPTEPFPKSIEVAPDGKFYIGGVLANGAETPFLARFNPDGSLDSSFGVGGIADLTSVGLVSIEGMDLTDDGKLLVALSSNNSSLFRAMRINPDGQLDASFGTAGVAGFPNVFSEAIDVASLSNDNFLLLGDDGRMIRGDQFGNVDPTFGNEGEAFVPFTSATKVFTDLLVDREGNIVIAGTATESFADDFTLARFSSDGVLDPSFDSDGLVTLDVAGSDDFATSLEIGIDGKLFVVGYTTPVGGNRAAVVRLNSDGSLDSTFDGDGRLVTSLGSNSSQLTLASAMTPDASLLVLGGNLSDIQIAKISSGVIPFSGSSSVDVTDDDASSFDFGDAPIGYPVTLADSGASHDVTAGGPFLGFLADAELDGVNSSEAKFDEENGSDDEDGVVFTSGVVFAAADATLTGTVVVELQNADPLSNRLDAWIDFNRDGDWADPGEQIFTSFDLGTSDGGQVLSFAVPQDTGDNVVSGNTYARFRVSTLGGLGVTGTAADGEVEDHQLTIVSAAPLIVDTLTDESDGDFSPGDLSLREAIELANFKAGADTIEFATALSGGTITLTVDQLEVTDDLTITGLGSSSMTISGGDAFRVFQSLNVGSFELQGLTITGGRPSNTGSPNSGAAIFSSGDLMLTDVVITGNVAGGSLGDGGGIMHSNGDLTITDSVISNNTTTAPSALGGGIHSLGSNVLIQDSLIDGNAMTGDLSVGAGVLVINGNLTLTQSTISSNMSSADSVTGGGVTVGGGNLTILGSTISGNSVTGSGGGVAFDGLGFTATVTNSTVSGNSAGVYGGGIANFAGSFDLNHSTVTNNSAPADNGGGVASFTSSQTSAIVTTIYSSIISGNGISDVDQIVFAGPAAPLDSVFSDGFNVIGNGTAVPDRFTGPSDQTFVVNPGLNPLADNGGPTLTHAVLASSPALDAGDTTSTENLEQRGTGFPRLSGSNVDVGAFERDSTTLPQFSITATEATKLEGDSGLTKFTFTVTRSGDTSGAASVDYQVSGNGANAADANDFTGVLPGGTLAFDDAQESMLITIDVTGDVLAEADEGFRVTLSNASASSTIDVATADGMILTDEAPGLTVDIIAASISENGGSTTATVTRNTDTTEELIVTIAASDTSEVTLPQTVTIPAGQATSAPFVINGIDDAVVDGTQTVTITASTSTVSSLAQQYVDDFSGPTIDSFWNVSAGIPDSTITQVDGALRIHSPTAPSTFADSKVESATIFSGSDFEASVDFRVPEGNAMAWLTLGRRPQGQGTSQTYGLYFFGENHYRVWLHNDEFTGHKLVQNRFGDEQTQWHQLKLTYDADTMTATSYIDGVAVNTESVIMDRAIIRLNMKDGNNLGPTPATIEFDNFQFSYGAAIASGSSTIDVTDDDVAELGLSIADAEISENGGQTTATVSRNTDTTNPLTVTIATSDNGEARIPLAVTIPAGQSVSDPVPISGVDDRIVDGTQTVTITATATGHAGTDGTVDVTDDDMPPSVMVDIIDTQLFDGDDASNVTFTFSATTTDFDVGDVVVTNGAISNFDGSGTTYSATFTAVDGFDGTGTVSVNAGSYSDAFGNAGLAASDSVDIDTLNPEVVVDIVDTVLNENDSTSVVTFTISEDVSGFEAADVSVSNGTLSDFSGSGMNYSATFTADPTVDGIGTIDIPSGSFTDTAGNFGNGSSDTVVLERPPQAPEDILLDTDSVNENLDTSAADLLFANLSAVDADEDDTHGYELVSGVGDTDNGRFLITADQLLLRQSEVLDHETQASYSVRVRVTDGAGLVFEKSLTLGVNNLVEVTKEDITVGDGTPQRSRVESLSIQFDAEVTIAPGAFTVIKRGPDGGNVDVAYITRLDEDGHTIADLTFSGTFVEYGSLVDGNYQLTIDGTKIVSVDGFGFDSDGNGVDGDSLRFGDSATDAFYRLFGDTDGDRIVTSPDFSRFVDRFGIQVNDPISDALDFDQDTIVSSIDFSEFVKRFGFFFPFE